In one Pseudarthrobacter oxydans genomic region, the following are encoded:
- a CDS encoding DUF6766 family protein yields MSSKWMREHGLLLVNAGLFLVFFAGMILTGAANYSQEQQAHGEAAVSVLAFLATGDFVEATFENWESEFLQMAMYVVLTAFLFQRGSSESKPVGKDAPQDEDPRQAATKKATPWPVKRGGAVLKVYEHSLSILLFLLFVGSFTAHAFGGAAAYNEEQESHGEAGVSVIQYVGTSRFWFESFQNWQSEFLAVAVLVGASVYLREKGSPESKPVAEPHYETGT; encoded by the coding sequence ATGAGCAGCAAATGGATGAGGGAACACGGGCTGCTCCTGGTGAATGCGGGCCTGTTCCTCGTGTTCTTTGCGGGCATGATCCTGACCGGCGCGGCGAACTACAGCCAGGAGCAGCAGGCGCACGGGGAAGCCGCTGTATCAGTTCTGGCATTCCTGGCCACGGGCGACTTCGTCGAGGCCACCTTTGAGAACTGGGAATCGGAGTTCCTGCAAATGGCCATGTATGTGGTCCTGACTGCCTTTCTGTTCCAGAGGGGCTCTTCCGAGTCCAAGCCTGTAGGCAAGGACGCGCCACAGGACGAGGACCCGCGCCAGGCGGCCACCAAAAAGGCCACCCCCTGGCCGGTGAAGCGCGGCGGCGCAGTCCTCAAGGTCTACGAGCACTCGCTGTCCATCCTCCTGTTCCTGCTGTTTGTTGGCTCGTTCACCGCGCACGCCTTCGGCGGCGCCGCGGCGTACAACGAGGAACAGGAAAGCCACGGGGAGGCGGGCGTCTCGGTCATTCAGTACGTGGGCACCAGCCGCTTTTGGTTTGAATCCTTCCAGAACTGGCAGAGCGAGTTCCTGGCCGTCGCCGTCCTGGTGGGCGCGTCCGTCTATCTGCGGGAAAAGGGATCGCCGGAGTCCAAACCCGTTGCAGAGCCGCATTATGAAACCGGCACCTGA
- a CDS encoding DUF6328 family protein gives MSEVEDYTGRSGRNETREEQLDRNWAELLQELRVLQMGVQILAGFLLTLPFQQRFEDLDDFQVNLYLANVVIAALTTALILLPVSVHRRLFRKRLKETLVSSGDSIAKMTLAGIALLSAGTAALVFDVAAGRSAGLTAGGALMAVMVVLLVYIPMHLNRRATEDTAPHGLKGG, from the coding sequence GTGTCCGAGGTGGAGGATTACACAGGCCGATCGGGCCGGAACGAAACCCGCGAGGAACAACTGGACCGCAACTGGGCAGAACTGCTGCAGGAGTTGCGGGTGCTGCAGATGGGCGTTCAGATCCTTGCCGGCTTCCTGCTGACCCTCCCCTTCCAGCAGCGGTTTGAGGATCTCGACGATTTCCAGGTCAACCTCTACCTGGCCAACGTGGTGATTGCGGCCCTCACCACCGCACTCATCCTCCTGCCGGTGAGCGTGCACCGGCGGCTGTTCCGAAAGCGGCTCAAGGAAACCCTGGTGTCCAGCGGCGATTCGATCGCCAAGATGACCCTTGCCGGAATCGCGCTCCTGAGCGCGGGTACGGCTGCGCTTGTTTTCGATGTGGCCGCCGGCCGCTCGGCCGGCCTTACTGCAGGCGGGGCGCTGATGGCGGTGATGGTGGTCCTGCTGGTCTACATCCCTATGCATTTGAACAGGCGCGCCACTGAAGACACGGCGCCCCATGGCTTGAAGGGAGGCTAA
- a CDS encoding SDR family oxidoreductase, with amino-acid sequence MSDTGKQTDQPKDPRGGYHSGPFPEQEQKQPGLTAPMEPKPDHGELSYEGHGKLQGKAALITGGDSGIGKAAAIAFAREGADVAISYLPEEEEDAQDTADWIRKAGQRVLLFAGDGREEEFSTRIAGETVSGFGRLDVVVLNAAYQKNRESLESLATEEFDRVFKTNLYSLLWTARAAVPHLKPGASIITTASIQAFNPSPGLIDYAMTKAAQVAFTKALAQELGPQGIRVNAVAPGPIWTPLIPATEWPDKLPKFGQDTPLGRAGQPAELAAAYVLLASEDGSYISGAVLPVTGGKGL; translated from the coding sequence ATGAGCGACACAGGCAAGCAGACAGACCAGCCAAAGGATCCGCGGGGCGGCTACCACTCGGGTCCGTTCCCGGAGCAGGAACAGAAGCAGCCCGGCCTCACGGCGCCGATGGAACCCAAGCCCGACCATGGCGAACTGAGCTACGAGGGGCACGGGAAGCTTCAGGGCAAGGCGGCCCTCATCACGGGCGGTGATTCCGGAATCGGCAAGGCCGCCGCCATTGCCTTTGCCCGTGAGGGTGCCGACGTGGCCATTTCCTACCTCCCGGAAGAGGAGGAAGATGCGCAGGACACCGCGGACTGGATCCGCAAGGCGGGCCAGCGCGTCCTCCTGTTTGCCGGAGACGGCCGCGAGGAGGAATTCAGCACGCGCATTGCCGGGGAAACCGTGTCCGGGTTTGGGCGGCTGGACGTGGTGGTGCTCAACGCGGCCTACCAGAAGAACCGCGAGAGCCTGGAGTCCCTGGCCACCGAGGAATTCGACCGCGTCTTCAAGACCAACCTCTACTCGCTGCTCTGGACCGCGCGGGCCGCGGTACCGCACCTCAAACCGGGCGCGTCCATCATCACCACGGCATCCATCCAGGCCTTCAACCCGTCGCCGGGCCTCATTGATTACGCCATGACCAAGGCCGCGCAGGTGGCGTTCACCAAAGCGCTCGCGCAGGAACTTGGTCCCCAGGGCATCCGCGTCAACGCTGTGGCGCCCGGCCCCATCTGGACCCCGCTGATCCCGGCAACGGAGTGGCCGGATAAGCTCCCGAAATTCGGCCAGGATACCCCTTTGGGGCGGGCAGGCCAGCCGGCCGAACTTGCCGCGGCGTATGTGCTGCTGGCCTCCGAGGACGGATCCTACATTTCGGGGGCAGTCCTGCCGGTAACCGGGGGCAAGGGGCTCTAA
- a CDS encoding GAF domain-containing protein: MAAEPTGQLGWGPLPVPPEQVFDSKDVETYLWEVTRDFMADIKGEQRGISWAATLFRLGQARTVAAGTEKAREADREQCSFADGPVMEAIRSGEFVLLSDVSRDRRWPGYASAAASHGVQSLLSIPIASEGGTSAAINLYAAFPHTFTSDDLLRSRSYAQQLARALRVVVRVAERAEATAGIAVVQSSLVLVDLAVRSLMDEYGLSREGALRFLQNQALHHELDLRDAALNVVVPGSARESPRAGDSGREPTGLRQGTPDGVADFRLLPPAELDQQAEKPGGRKAGRGKDTPHPAEGRTA, from the coding sequence ATGGCCGCTGAACCAACAGGGCAGCTCGGCTGGGGACCCCTTCCAGTACCCCCGGAACAGGTATTTGACAGCAAGGATGTCGAAACCTACCTCTGGGAAGTCACCCGTGACTTCATGGCGGACATCAAGGGCGAACAGCGCGGCATCAGCTGGGCAGCCACCCTTTTCCGCCTGGGCCAGGCCCGCACCGTCGCCGCGGGAACGGAAAAGGCGCGCGAGGCTGACCGCGAACAGTGCTCGTTCGCCGACGGTCCGGTCATGGAGGCCATCCGCAGCGGCGAGTTTGTGCTGTTGTCCGATGTCAGCCGCGACCGGCGTTGGCCCGGGTACGCAAGTGCGGCCGCCAGCCACGGGGTGCAGTCGCTCCTGTCCATACCCATCGCATCCGAGGGCGGAACGAGCGCCGCCATCAACCTGTACGCGGCCTTTCCCCACACGTTCACAAGTGACGACCTCCTCCGCAGCAGGAGCTACGCCCAGCAGTTGGCGCGCGCGTTGCGGGTAGTGGTGCGGGTGGCGGAGCGCGCCGAGGCAACGGCGGGGATCGCCGTCGTGCAAAGCTCCCTGGTCCTGGTGGACCTGGCGGTGCGCAGCCTCATGGATGAGTACGGGCTAAGCCGCGAGGGGGCCCTTCGATTCCTGCAGAACCAGGCTCTGCACCACGAACTCGACCTGCGCGACGCAGCCCTGAACGTGGTTGTGCCCGGCTCCGCCCGGGAGAGCCCCAGGGCCGGGGATTCCGGCAGGGAGCCCACGGGGCTGAGGCAGGGAACGCCCGACGGCGTGGCGGACTTCCGCCTGCTGCCTCCTGCCGAGCTGGACCAGCAGGCGGAAAAACCGGGCGGCCGGAAGGCCGGACGGGGCAAGGACACACCTCATCCTGCGGAAGGGAGGACGGCATGA
- a CDS encoding SGNH/GDSL hydrolase family protein, which translates to MTAQKHEEPASGAIQHPWHRFVALGDSFTEGVGDPEPENQGGLRGWADRVAEELSVGRPDFAYANLAIRGRRLREILDQQVGPALAAKPDLVTLSAGGNDIVFRRSDPDKLAEKIDAGVEQLARSGATVVLFAGPDWGATPVFGKIRGKVAIFNENLYIVAARHNAVMVDLWCLRDLTGPGMWDPDRLHFSPLGHHTIAIGVLEALAVPHSLEPMRPKALPPRSWKAARAEDLAWAREYLVPWAVRQVRHPAAAPLAPKRPQPGPVFGHRHFQAGHPAGLPAEPPSLKKA; encoded by the coding sequence ATGACCGCGCAGAAGCACGAGGAGCCGGCGTCGGGAGCCATACAGCATCCCTGGCACCGCTTTGTGGCCCTCGGCGACTCGTTCACCGAGGGGGTGGGCGATCCCGAGCCGGAGAACCAGGGCGGGCTGCGGGGCTGGGCCGACCGCGTGGCCGAGGAACTCAGCGTTGGGCGGCCGGATTTTGCCTATGCCAACCTCGCCATCCGGGGCCGGCGGCTGCGGGAGATCCTGGATCAGCAGGTGGGCCCGGCACTGGCCGCAAAGCCTGACCTGGTGACGCTCTCCGCTGGTGGAAACGACATTGTGTTCCGCCGCAGCGACCCGGACAAGCTTGCCGAGAAGATCGACGCCGGCGTGGAGCAGCTCGCCCGCTCCGGGGCCACCGTGGTCCTTTTTGCCGGTCCCGATTGGGGCGCCACCCCGGTCTTCGGCAAGATACGCGGCAAGGTGGCCATCTTCAACGAGAACCTGTACATAGTGGCCGCCCGGCACAACGCCGTCATGGTTGACCTGTGGTGCCTGCGCGACCTCACTGGACCAGGCATGTGGGATCCTGACCGCCTGCATTTCTCGCCGCTGGGCCACCACACCATAGCCATAGGGGTGCTGGAGGCCCTGGCCGTTCCCCACAGCCTTGAACCGATGCGGCCCAAGGCGCTCCCGCCGCGCAGCTGGAAGGCAGCCCGGGCCGAGGACCTGGCATGGGCCCGTGAATACCTTGTTCCCTGGGCCGTCCGCCAGGTCAGGCACCCGGCGGCGGCCCCGCTGGCTCCCAAACGGCCCCAGCCAGGACCGGTGTTCGGGCATAGGCATTTCCAGGCCGGCCATCCGGCCGGCCTGCCCGCCGAGCCGCCGTCCCTTAAGAAGGCCTAG
- a CDS encoding solute carrier family 23 protein translates to MSMLGIKWKLHGTGKSIKPGHVVAPDERLAWPLTIGVGMQHVVAMFGATFLVPIITGMPPATTLFFSGIGTLLFLVITKGRIPSYLGSSFAFIAPIMASQQQFGIPGALGGVVLAGAALALVGAIVQKFGAGWINRLMPPIVTGAIVALIGLNLAPAAKNNFDAAPVTAVVTLATIILVSVLFRGILGRLSILVGVIAGYLVAMLRGEVSYAKMDAAAWIGLPQFQTPEFHLGVLGLFVPVVLVLVAENIGHVKSVAAMTGQNLDDVSGRALMADGAATVLAGFGGGSGTTTYAENIGVMAATKVYSTAAYWVAGIFAILLSFSPKFGELIATVPPGVLGGAATMLYGMIGILGVKIWVQNKVNFSNPVNLTTAAVALIIGIADYTWTIGDLKFTGIALGSAAALVIYHGMKAIAKARGTAAEPETEQAGLPPAVKAAVNAAAKRTPKKR, encoded by the coding sequence ATGAGCATGCTCGGAATCAAATGGAAGCTGCACGGCACCGGAAAGTCGATTAAGCCGGGCCACGTGGTGGCCCCGGATGAGCGGCTGGCCTGGCCGCTCACCATCGGCGTGGGCATGCAGCACGTGGTGGCCATGTTCGGCGCCACGTTCCTGGTGCCCATCATCACAGGCATGCCGCCTGCCACCACCTTGTTCTTCTCCGGCATCGGCACACTGCTTTTCCTGGTGATCACCAAGGGCCGGATTCCCAGCTACCTGGGCTCAAGCTTCGCCTTCATTGCCCCCATCATGGCGTCCCAGCAGCAGTTCGGCATTCCCGGGGCACTGGGCGGCGTGGTGCTGGCCGGCGCGGCCCTGGCCCTGGTGGGCGCCATTGTGCAGAAGTTCGGCGCAGGCTGGATCAACCGGCTGATGCCGCCCATCGTCACGGGCGCCATCGTGGCGCTGATCGGCCTCAACCTTGCCCCCGCCGCAAAAAACAACTTCGACGCCGCGCCCGTCACCGCCGTCGTCACGCTGGCCACCATCATCCTGGTCAGCGTCCTGTTCCGCGGGATCCTTGGCCGCCTGAGCATCCTGGTGGGCGTAATAGCGGGCTACCTCGTGGCCATGCTGCGCGGCGAAGTGAGCTACGCCAAGATGGATGCCGCCGCGTGGATCGGCCTCCCGCAGTTCCAGACCCCTGAATTCCACCTGGGCGTCCTGGGCCTCTTCGTGCCGGTGGTGCTGGTACTCGTGGCGGAGAACATCGGCCATGTGAAGTCCGTGGCCGCCATGACAGGGCAGAACCTCGACGACGTTTCCGGCCGCGCGCTGATGGCCGACGGCGCCGCCACCGTCCTGGCAGGCTTCGGCGGCGGCTCCGGCACCACCACCTACGCCGAGAACATCGGCGTCATGGCAGCCACCAAGGTGTATTCGACGGCGGCCTACTGGGTTGCCGGCATCTTCGCCATCCTGTTGAGCTTCTCCCCGAAATTCGGCGAGCTGATTGCCACTGTCCCGCCGGGCGTCCTGGGCGGAGCGGCCACCATGCTCTATGGAATGATCGGCATCCTGGGCGTGAAGATCTGGGTCCAGAACAAGGTCAATTTCTCGAATCCGGTCAACCTGACCACCGCCGCCGTGGCCCTGATCATCGGCATCGCGGACTACACCTGGACCATCGGTGACCTCAAGTTCACGGGCATCGCCCTGGGCTCGGCAGCGGCCCTGGTGATCTACCACGGCATGAAGGCCATAGCGAAAGCCAGGGGCACCGCGGCCGAGCCCGAGACGGAACAGGCCGGCCTTCCACCCGCCGTGAAGGCAGCCGTCAACGCCGCCGCCAAGCGGACACCCAAGAAGCGCTAG
- a CDS encoding malonic semialdehyde reductase, translating to MTIAHEEAVIDSAAVDAIFAQARTANSFTGEVTEDQAQAIYELTKFGPTAFNSQPLRVTYVRSDEARAKLVEALMPGNRAKTASAPLVAILSYDTDWAGQWDAFLPGYNAPKAMYDANPELAAATGNNNAHLQAGYFILAVRSLGFAAGPMTGADFGAIDAAFFPAGDQKSFLVVNIGQPAEDAWGEAKPKFAYEDVVRTV from the coding sequence ATGACAATTGCCCACGAAGAAGCGGTTATCGATTCGGCCGCCGTCGACGCCATTTTCGCCCAGGCCCGCACCGCCAACTCCTTCACCGGAGAGGTGACCGAGGATCAGGCGCAGGCAATCTACGAGCTGACCAAGTTCGGCCCCACCGCTTTCAACTCCCAGCCGCTGCGCGTGACCTACGTCCGTTCCGATGAGGCCCGCGCCAAGCTGGTGGAGGCCCTCATGCCGGGCAACCGCGCCAAGACGGCTTCCGCCCCGCTGGTGGCAATCCTCAGCTACGACACCGACTGGGCAGGGCAGTGGGACGCCTTCCTCCCCGGCTACAACGCCCCCAAGGCCATGTACGACGCCAACCCGGAACTCGCCGCCGCCACCGGCAACAACAACGCCCACCTGCAGGCCGGCTACTTCATCCTGGCCGTCCGTTCCCTCGGGTTCGCCGCCGGCCCCATGACGGGCGCCGACTTTGGCGCGATCGACGCAGCGTTCTTCCCCGCCGGGGACCAGAAGAGCTTCCTGGTGGTCAACATCGGCCAGCCTGCCGAAGACGCCTGGGGCGAAGCCAAGCCCAAGTTCGCCTACGAGGACGTCGTCCGCACCGTCTAA
- a CDS encoding 2'-5' RNA ligase family protein has protein sequence MRNLILVAFVEPVADGLVFPRSEWPLHITLVRFDADAPDSADAAERIAGLAEGPAMAALGARLTVGEDAGFGRNGSVPVNLIQPQPDLQALHEQLVAAAGSLGGTILTPAHTMAGYRPHVSHQGGKRLNPGDAVVLDRIALVDMAPDGDRTVRRILRLWALPETEEPPRR, from the coding sequence ATGCGGAACCTCATCCTGGTGGCGTTCGTCGAGCCGGTGGCGGACGGGCTGGTCTTCCCCCGCAGCGAATGGCCGCTGCACATCACCCTGGTGAGGTTCGACGCCGACGCCCCGGACAGTGCCGACGCGGCCGAGCGCATCGCCGGCCTTGCTGAGGGCCCGGCGATGGCCGCCCTGGGCGCCCGGCTGACCGTGGGTGAGGACGCAGGCTTCGGCCGGAACGGCTCCGTGCCCGTGAACCTCATCCAGCCCCAGCCGGACCTGCAGGCCCTGCACGAGCAGCTGGTCGCTGCGGCGGGCAGCCTGGGCGGCACAATCCTGACGCCGGCCCACACGATGGCAGGCTACCGGCCGCATGTCTCGCACCAAGGCGGCAAACGGCTCAACCCGGGCGACGCCGTCGTGCTTGACCGTATTGCACTGGTGGACATGGCGCCGGACGGTGACCGCACCGTCCGGCGCATCCTGCGCCTGTGGGCCCTGCCGGAAACCGAAGAGCCGCCTAGGAGATAA
- the pgm gene encoding phosphoglucomutase (alpha-D-glucose-1,6-bisphosphate-dependent), which translates to MASRAGTVAQPQDLVDITALLDAYYDITPDLGDPGQRVVFGTSGHRGSSLKASFNEKHIVAITQAIVEYRAGQGITGPLFLAKDTHALSEPAQNSALEVLAANGVQVLVDARHGYTPTPALSHAILTYNRKAPAGAPQADGIVVTPSHNPPADGGFKYNPPHGGPADSDATGWIANRANELLGNDLRGVKRIPVADALAADTTGKFDFLSSYVDDLPSVLNLDAIREAGVRIGADPMGGASVDYWGEIGERHQLDLTVVNPTVDPQWAFMTLDWDEKIRMDCSSPSAMASLIKRMSDGGSAFDIATGNDADADRHGIVTPDGGLMNPNHYLAVAIDYLYRNRSGWNPASVVGKTLVSSSIIDRVAESLGRKLVEVPVGFKWFVPGLLSGEGAFGGEESAGASFNKKDGTVWTTDKDGILLALLASEITAVTGKSPSQLYKGLTDQFGAPVYARIDAAATREQKSALGKLSSSDVTATSLAGEPILAKLTEAPGNGAPIGGLKVVTENAWFAARPSGTEDVYKIYAESFKGEEHLKQVQAEAKALVDSVIS; encoded by the coding sequence ATGGCTAGCCGCGCGGGCACAGTTGCCCAACCCCAGGACCTTGTTGACATCACTGCGCTCCTCGATGCGTACTACGACATCACGCCGGATCTGGGTGATCCAGGCCAGCGCGTGGTGTTCGGAACCTCCGGGCACCGCGGCTCCAGCCTCAAGGCGTCCTTCAACGAGAAACACATTGTTGCCATCACCCAGGCGATCGTGGAATACCGTGCAGGGCAGGGCATCACCGGTCCGCTGTTCCTGGCCAAGGACACGCACGCCCTGAGTGAACCTGCGCAAAACTCCGCACTTGAGGTGCTGGCAGCCAACGGCGTCCAGGTCCTCGTGGATGCCCGGCACGGCTACACCCCGACGCCCGCCCTGAGCCACGCCATCCTCACCTACAACCGGAAGGCCCCGGCCGGCGCCCCCCAGGCGGACGGCATCGTGGTCACCCCCAGCCACAACCCGCCGGCCGACGGCGGCTTCAAGTACAACCCTCCGCACGGCGGCCCGGCCGATTCCGATGCCACCGGGTGGATCGCCAACCGCGCCAACGAACTGCTCGGGAACGACCTGCGCGGGGTGAAGCGAATTCCCGTCGCGGACGCACTTGCCGCGGATACCACCGGCAAGTTCGACTTCCTCAGCAGCTATGTTGACGACCTCCCGTCCGTGCTCAACCTGGACGCCATCCGCGAGGCCGGGGTCAGGATCGGTGCCGACCCCATGGGCGGGGCGTCCGTTGACTACTGGGGTGAGATCGGCGAGCGCCACCAGCTGGACCTGACCGTCGTGAACCCCACGGTGGACCCCCAGTGGGCGTTCATGACCCTGGACTGGGACGAAAAGATCCGGATGGACTGCTCCTCGCCGTCCGCGATGGCGTCGCTGATCAAGCGGATGTCCGACGGCGGGTCCGCCTTTGACATCGCCACGGGAAATGACGCCGACGCCGACCGCCACGGCATCGTGACACCGGACGGCGGACTGATGAACCCGAACCATTACCTCGCCGTCGCCATCGACTACCTGTACCGCAACCGCAGCGGCTGGAACCCGGCCTCGGTAGTGGGCAAGACCCTCGTCTCGTCCTCCATCATCGACCGCGTGGCGGAAAGCCTGGGCCGCAAGCTCGTTGAGGTTCCGGTCGGCTTCAAGTGGTTCGTGCCCGGCCTGCTGTCCGGCGAAGGCGCGTTCGGCGGCGAGGAATCGGCCGGCGCCTCCTTCAACAAGAAGGACGGCACCGTCTGGACCACGGACAAGGACGGCATCCTGCTGGCCCTGCTCGCCTCGGAGATCACCGCAGTTACAGGCAAGTCGCCCTCGCAGCTGTACAAGGGCCTGACGGACCAGTTCGGCGCGCCCGTCTACGCCCGCATTGACGCCGCAGCCACGCGGGAGCAGAAGTCGGCACTCGGCAAGCTGTCGTCGTCGGACGTCACGGCGACGTCCCTGGCCGGGGAACCCATCCTGGCCAAGCTGACCGAGGCCCCCGGCAATGGCGCGCCCATTGGCGGGCTGAAGGTGGTCACGGAGAACGCCTGGTTTGCCGCCCGCCCCTCGGGCACCGAGGACGTCTACAAGATCTACGCCGAGTCCTTCAAGGGCGAGGAACACCTCAAGCAGGTCCAGGCGGAAGCCAAGGCCTTGGTGGACAGCGTTATCTCCTAG
- a CDS encoding NERD domain-containing protein has protein sequence MEARHDGGRPPSSFRQGSRDAMGAGDGAAEQSRLAAERVARLKRRLDEAERSTKPWDAGAEDAGAEGATALAEKLGELVPLGWHVLHDVHWPGRPKASLDHVLVGPGGVVVVDCKDWTGEVRVASGVLWQGRYARTQAVEGALAQCAAVTSVVPPTHRRLVRPLICMAAQPDLFGVTNSDVAVAGTGRVVGAIEALPPVLDQQAVEGLYKHLGQELTHEQEAGITALRSVRPGTAVPPAGTAATDEAGPAGVAPRAGSPSRPVVRGNPSGTTPAGLGPVRRHNSARHNSVRHNSVRHGAGSAARQHGAAGAGRLALLAAFVIFAVYVLPYWGQ, from the coding sequence ATGGAAGCAAGGCACGACGGCGGGCGGCCGCCGTCGTCCTTCCGGCAGGGAAGCAGGGACGCCATGGGGGCAGGAGACGGGGCAGCCGAGCAGTCCAGGCTGGCCGCGGAGAGGGTGGCCAGGCTCAAGCGCCGGCTCGACGAAGCGGAGCGTTCCACGAAGCCGTGGGACGCAGGCGCCGAGGACGCAGGCGCCGAGGGCGCGACGGCGCTGGCCGAGAAGCTGGGCGAGCTGGTTCCGTTGGGCTGGCACGTGCTGCATGATGTCCACTGGCCGGGCCGGCCCAAGGCAAGCCTGGACCACGTCCTGGTGGGGCCGGGCGGCGTGGTTGTGGTGGATTGCAAGGACTGGACCGGGGAGGTCCGTGTTGCCTCCGGCGTGCTGTGGCAGGGGCGATACGCCCGGACCCAGGCTGTGGAGGGGGCCCTGGCCCAGTGCGCCGCCGTGACGTCCGTGGTTCCCCCGACGCACCGGAGGCTGGTGCGTCCGTTGATCTGCATGGCTGCCCAGCCGGACCTCTTCGGCGTGACGAACTCGGATGTTGCAGTGGCCGGAACCGGCCGCGTCGTGGGGGCAATAGAAGCCCTGCCTCCGGTCCTGGACCAGCAGGCCGTGGAGGGTCTGTACAAACACCTCGGCCAGGAGCTGACCCACGAACAGGAAGCCGGCATCACGGCGCTGCGGAGCGTACGGCCCGGAACCGCAGTTCCGCCCGCCGGAACGGCAGCAACTGATGAAGCAGGGCCAGCAGGTGTTGCCCCGAGGGCGGGCTCGCCGTCCCGTCCGGTGGTCCGGGGGAACCCCTCCGGGACCACGCCGGCCGGACTTGGCCCGGTCCGGCGGCACAATTCGGCTCGGCACAATTCGGTTCGGCACAATTCGGTTCGGCACGGTGCCGGCTCGGCGGCGCGCCAGCACGGAGCCGCCGGCGCAGGAAGGCTTGCCCTCCTTGCCGCTTTTGTGATCTTTGCGGTGTACGTCCTGCCCTACTGGGGACAATAG
- a CDS encoding DUF4190 domain-containing protein, whose translation MSDQPSQRPESGQPESAAPSGFEPPRFAAPSAGGTPPQPQYGQGGYGQGASGQNAYGEPGRYPTPYGQQPSPYAQQPGPYGQPASPYGQPAYYGMQAEPKTLSIASMVCGIASVIMGWILLPQVAAIITGHMALKREPAGRGMSIAGLVLGYLCLLGYGALWLLAIIGLTIAGTTSGSGYMY comes from the coding sequence ATGTCCGACCAGCCCAGCCAGCGTCCCGAATCCGGGCAGCCCGAGTCCGCGGCGCCGTCGGGCTTTGAGCCGCCCCGTTTCGCCGCGCCCTCCGCCGGCGGGACACCACCGCAGCCGCAGTACGGGCAGGGCGGTTACGGGCAGGGCGCTTCCGGTCAGAACGCCTACGGCGAACCGGGGCGGTACCCGACGCCGTACGGCCAGCAGCCGAGCCCCTATGCCCAGCAGCCGGGCCCGTACGGCCAGCCTGCCAGCCCCTATGGCCAGCCGGCGTACTACGGCATGCAGGCGGAGCCGAAAACGCTGAGCATTGCCAGCATGGTGTGCGGCATCGCCTCCGTCATCATGGGCTGGATCCTGTTGCCGCAGGTCGCCGCGATCATCACCGGACACATGGCGCTGAAGCGGGAACCGGCGGGCAGGGGCATGTCCATCGCCGGCCTGGTCCTGGGCTACCTGTGCTTGCTGGGCTACGGCGCGCTCTGGCTGCTCGCCATCATCGGGCTCACCATAGCCGGCACCACCAGCGGTTCGGGCTACATGTACTGA